GGCGAGAATCAAGCAATAGCATGAAGTTTTCACCGTGAACACCTTTCATTTTACCTGCTTTGTTAAACAATGTGCGGAATTGACGTTCATTTAAACCATACATGAAACGTAGTTTTTGCTTTTCTTGTTGTTGTAAACCATATTCAGACATTTTCTTACGTTGATTCGGTCCATGTTGACCTGGTGCGTAAGGGCGTTTATCTAATTCCTTACCTGTTCCTGTTAATGAAATGCCAAGACGACGTGATTTTTTCCATACTGGTCCAGTATAGCGAGCCATAAGACATTTCCTCCTTTTTCTTTTATTTGTATAAAATAAAAGAGCGTGTTCTATCCTCTTGCTCATGATGTTTTCATGTACCATCGCTCCAGCAGCTAAGAGTTACGCGATACACCTCCTTGTACGGAGGAACAACATGGTTACAAGCGTCAGATCACTAAGGCTACTTTATTATTTTACACAACGAACAGTATATAATTTTTCTGTTCATAAGTCAACCATTTATGAAAAAACAATTTTTAAAATCATAAGATAGGAAAAAAGTCCTATTTCGTTTATAATAGATGTATTAGACTAGTTAGTTTGATTAGCGTTTATTTCAGATGAAAGATATCATAAAAACTCTATTCAAGTCGAAGCGGCATAAAAAAGTTCGGGCAAGTCTAAATGCCTGATTCGTTCGACTTATAAGATGTTAATCTTAGAGAGCTTGACACACAGAAAAATCTTTCAGCAAAAAAGCTTCGGTAGTGGTATACGCGCCATAAAAATGTTTTTTCTTTTTCAATAGAGCTTAAGATTTTAGCTTTTGTTCCCAGTTACTTAGAGGGGATAAAAGAAACCCGACATTCATTAAAAGTTAACTTTATGTTAATAAACAATTTTAAAAAGCTGGTGAAAAAATGAATTTACAATATGTAAGAGATCACCTACAACAAGCATACGATGAGCTACTTCGCAATATTTTAAAGCGAAATGCCTTGGACAACCTATCATTTATTGTAAAGCAAATTTATACATTAAATGATGTTTCAGCTGTTTGTCTCTATCGATGGGAAGGAGACTTTTACGAACGTTTTATTCTATATACTAATACAAATGCAACCAAACTTATTCCAGATAAGATAATCATAGAAGAGCTTGAAAATAAACAGCAGTACAATGAACAATGTACGAATAGGTATTGGATAACATTAAATACGGATTACCTGCTATTGCTAACAACAACTGAACCTGTTGGAGAAGCTAGTCTTTTTTTCATTCGTTCTGAGATTTTAAACATGTTAGATGTTGTGCATGGAAAACTGGATGAAAAAACACAGTATCCATTCTTATATTATTTAACAATGACACTGTTTACAAAGAAACGAAAAGCAGCTATTGTAAAAACAGTAATAAACACATTTATGCACTTTTATCCCAAGTGTAAAATTCAACTATTGCTGTCTCAAGATACAAATATAGATATTGATTTCCCAGTGGAGTCAATCGCTTACAACGATAATCAGTCAATGAATTCCAGTACAAAAGCATTTATATCAGGTGAAGTACAAATTGAGAAACAATCAGATGTTATTGCAAATCTTTTTGTACCATTAACAGGGAATCAAGGGGTTTATGGGGTGGTTCAATTATTGGGAGATAAAGATTGCACTTTGACAGAACGAGAAATTCCATTTGTTACGAATGTAGCTCAAACTGCGGGGAAGGCCATTGAAAATGCGAGTCTTATGGAACATAGTAAACACCATATTTCAGAATTAAAATTAATTAATGACGTTACCCATCATTTAAACTCTAATTTAGACCTCAAAGAAATTACCGAATATATAAGAGATAAAATTAAGGAGTTATGTCAAGCACAAGAAATTGGCTTTATTTTCAAAAATGGAGGCGAAGATGTTACAGTTTTACAAGCAAGTACTGATTATTTTCACCAACCAGATAGTTTGCAATTTGCAACGTTTTTATTAGAGCAGGAGAAGCATGCAACATTTCATGGGAATTACCATGCCTATACTGGATTACCTTACCGTTCTCTATTGGTCATACCTATGGAGCAAGGACTAGATGTTTACGGTGTAGTAGTTATTATGCATCCATCTACTTATTTCTTTTCCTTTGAGATGTTTAAATTTATGCAGTCTCTCATTCAGCATTGTTCGTTAGCATTCTTTAACGCCATTTTAAAAGAGGAATTACAAAAGGCAGTTATTACAGATGATTTAACCAGACTGTATTCAAGGAAGTATTTAGAGGAAAAAATTATTCAACAAAGAGAAATTACCGCTGAAGGCTCATTAATTCTATTTGATATTGATGATTTTAAAAAAGTAAATGATACGTATGGGCATCATGTAGGTGATGATGTGTTAAAGCAAGTGGCAGAAGTGATTCATCAATTTTCTGACCATAGCGCAATCCCTGCCAGATGGGGAGGGGAGGAATTAGCCATTTATACACCAAATAAGCAAATTGCTGAGGCGGTAGCATTGGCAGGTGAAGTTTGCAACAATGTGGAAAAGATGACAAATCCGACAGTGACCCTTTCATGTGGTGTATCTACTTGGCAAAATGACCTTAATGACTCCGTTAGTGAGTTGTTTATTCGAGCTGATCGAGCACTTTATAAAGCGAAGCAAATGGGAAAGAACAGTGTCGTACAAGGGTAGGAAGCATATGATAGAAGTGTTAATTATCCCCAATGTAAGGTGCTGTAAGACCCTTCGCAGGTTCCGAGTAGGTTCAAGGAGGCTAATTGGGGATAACGACACCTAAATTCCCAATAAGTCACCAAAATCTTGGGCGTGTCACGCAGAAAAAGTCCTCTCTTTTCAAGGACAAAGGACAAGAAACGCTACATAAGTGACGCTTCGCACGCATACGCAGAAGAAGTGTTTTCTTTTTTCAGGAACGTTGCGATCTTAGCTTTTGCTCTACTTTTCAATCAGTGGGTGGTGAAATAATTCACTTTATTAGTTACCAATGGATAAGTAAGCTCCCTATGTGGTAACGCGTGTCCACATAGGAGCTTCTTCATTGTATAGGAAACTATAAAATGAGGTGCTTGAGGATAACGAAATAACCAAATAGTCACGTCCGGTTCCACCGTCCAGCAACGATGCGACTTTAGAAATGCGCCCTACGATAAGGCCTCAGCGGTTCGTCGCTAAGAGGAAGGTCGACTAAAATGGGCTTGCCGCCGAGACGTCGGCATACCCCTGTTTTAGTGGCATGATTCCTAAATCTTTAGTTGATTCGTTCCATTCACTATGTTGCTAAACGGGCGCTTGCACCTTTGTTTTTTAATAGCTCAGTTAAACGGGTTAATCTTTAGGCATTAGTCAAATAGCGTTGTAACGTTTCGACAAATTGTTCCAAGTAGATTTGATCCGTTTCATCAAATCGATTGGTTAAAGGACTGTCGATATCAAGTACTCCAAATATTTTATTGCCTTTTTTAATTGGAACAACAATCTCGGAATTAGTGGCTCCGTCACATGCAATATGACCGGGGAATTGATGGACGTCTGCGACCCGCTGTGTAGCGTTTTCCTCTATCGCTTTCCCACACACACCTTTTCCATAACCAATACGAATACAAGCAGGTAGTCCTTGAAAAGGTCCAAGCACTAATTCATTCTCTTCTTCTTTCCAAATGTAAAACCCTACCCAATTTGTATTTTCTAGAAATTGATTTAATAGTGCAGAAGCATTGGATAAGATGGCGATTTCATCGTGTTCATCTTCACTTAAGGCTTGGAGCTGACGAATTAATAAATCATAGTCTTTTTGTTTATTTCCGGAATAGTGAACAGTTTGAAACATAAAACATTCCCCTTTTTACAGTTATTTTCGACAGATGTGTTATTTTTGTCGAGCGAAAAATGCAGGATAAATAATTGCTTTTGTCGTAAAGGTGATATAAGGAGTTGAATAAGATGAAAATTAATCCCTCAAAACAAAAGGTCATCGAGGCTGCTTCTGAACTCTTTTTTCAAAAAGGATTTCATGGTACATCGGTTCGTGATATTGCAGACAAAGCACAAGTCAATGTTTCCTTAATTAGCTATTATTTCAAAGGAAAACAAGGTTTGCTAGAATTTGCTGTCACAGACTACTATGAAAAGTATCTAGAAACAGTAGAAGCAATCATCGAACAGAACCAAGATTTACACATGTTGGATCAACTAAAGGAATTAATTTTCCTCATTATACAGTATAAACAAAACAAGCATCAATTCTCCTGTTTCATCCATAGAGAGTTATCATTAGATTCGGTGTTTGTTAGAGAAATCACTGTTACATATTTAGCGAAGGAAAATTATCTTTTAAGTAAAGCCTTTTATGCTGTATTAGATGAGCAACGATCATCGATTAATGACCGAACCTATTTATTTATGCAATTAAAAGGTATGCTTGTTACACCGTATATGATGCCAAATGAATGGAAAAATCAAATTATCGGCGAATATTCCCATCAAAGGTTCGTCCGCAACTATGTGAAAACGATTCATGATTGGCTGGATTGCTTAGTTGCAAAGCAAAAAGATCATGCCTAGTTTTAAAACAGTATTTTATTGATTGCTGTAATAAAGAGCAACTTCAAGAAGCTAGTTCAAAAAAGGTGCTACAAAGAGAAAAAAATGACTAAACGAAACAAATTTTATCATTTTTCATCTAATCGCCAATTTATTTGTATTTTTTTAGCAAAAGAAGCGTCGAACATGGTATTATAATATGTAGATTTATTATGATTCGAGTTTTAATTCATTAGCAAATGATATTCTCTTAAAGTGAAGTTCAAAAAGGAAAAATAAAAAGGACCAAGGTCGGTTAGATCGAGGGTTCTTGAAAAATGAGTTGTATCATTGTCTGGTTGTCCTTATCCTAGAATTTGCTTATGATGGACTGCTTCGGATTTTTCTTAATGAGTTACAGTATTGATGCTAGCAACTCTTATACGAATAAGTTCAAGAACTGCGAATGCGAGTATAGGTGATTTCAATACATAAGAGGTAAAGGAATAAACCATCGGTGAAATTAGATGTGCTTTATAGGACTTTTTGAACAAGTTTTTAGGAGATTTAGTTGGGAGGCATTTTATGGCATACATCATTGGCAGTATACTTATAGTCATTGCACTTATTATTACAGGACTTATTTTACGTAAAAGGGTATATGATGTAGTCGATCGCTATGAAGCTTGGAAAATGGATATTATGGATCGAAACATCAATGCTGAGCTCTCCCGTATAAAAATTCTTAACTTGTCTGGAGAAACGCAAGATAAGTTCGAGGCTTGGAAAGAGCGTTGGGAACATATTGTTACAAAGGAATTAACAGATATTGAGGAGCTTCTATTTGATGCAGAGGCGGCTGCAGATCGTTATCGTTTTTCAAGAGCTAAAAAGACATTAGCTGAAGTGGAAAAAATCCTGCAGACAGTGGAAGTGGAAATCGAACAAATTATTAAAGAAGTGGATGAACTGCTCCATTCTGAAGAGGAAAGTCGTAAGGAAATAGAACATGTCGAGCCGACTTTGAAAGACTTACGCAAAAAACTATCGCAAAACCGTTATCAATATGGGAAAGCCGAGAGTTATTTTGAGGCAAGGTTAGATGAGCTGTTTAATGAGCTTGCCTCTTACTATCAATTAGTAGAAGGTGGAAATTACCTAGAGGCAAAAGAGCTCGTAGATAAGCTCAAACTTTCGCTTGATAATTTGGAAAAACAGTTTGATGAATTCCCTCAGTTGTATCGGATGTGTAAGCAGGAGCTCCCTTCGCAATTAGATGACCTTCTTTCTGGAATAAAGGAAATGAAAAGTGAAGGATACAGAGTAGAGCATCTTGCGTTCGAAAAAGAAATTCGCAACTATCAGCAAAAGCTTTTACATATGGTGGACAAACTTGATAATGGCGATATGGCTAACGCAGAAATATTAATTGAGGAAATCGAAGTACGTTCGAAAGAGATGTACCAACTGTTAGAAAAAGAAGCGATTGCTAAAAATTATGTAGAAACAAAGATGCCAACGTATCAACATGTTATGGAAGAAGTTACAGCAACTTTTCATCACACGAAACAAGAAGTAGATCAGCTACAAAAGGCTTATTATTTTGAAGATAGCGATATGGAAAAATATTTATCGCTGGAGAAATCCATAGCGAAATTAAATTCCCAAATGGAAGCAGTTGTCTCGGAGATGGAAGAGGAGAAATCACCGCATACAAAGCTTCGTAATGAAATAGAAGCAGCCCTTAAAGAAATTGAAACATTAAAAGAAAGTCATGAAGCATTTAAAAAACGGATTCAAAATCTCCGCAAAGACGAGTTAGAAGCAAAAGAAAAGTTGACAGAAATGCGAAATCAGTTATATTCTATACAACGAAAGCTTAAGAAGAGCAACGTTCCTGGAGTCCCTACTTTTATTTGGAACCTTATAGAAACAGCTAATGACAAAAATGCACGTGTTGTAAAGGCGTTGGAAAATCAACCTTTGGAAATGGCTGAAGTACAACAGGCCTTAAATGATGCAAAGAATGCTGTTTCCCACTGTATGGAGCAAACGAATCTGATGTTAGAACAAGCTTATTTAACGGAGCAGGTTATCCAATATGCGAATCGATATCGTAGTCAATACCCATTACTAGCTGAGAAACTTTCCGAGTCTGAGCGGTTGTTTAGGAAGTACGAATATGAATTAGCACTTGAAAATGCAGCAAAAGCGGTGGAAGAGGTAGAACCAGGAGCATTAAAGCGAATTGAGGTACACCAATCTGAAGTGGAAGAATAATTTAAATAGATGTCGTTTGGAAAAAGGATATTCATTCGATGGTATCCTTTTTTGCACGTTTTAATAGCAGTTGATTTTATAAGCCGCTCTGCTGTGCTTTTTATAAGGCGTCAGATCATAGTGCATCATTCGTAAGAAAGGTATGGCGAATAAATAATGATTTACTTAGATAATAGTGCAACCACAAAACCTGAAGCGTCTGTCTTAAAGAGCTTCGAAAAAGTCTCGACGGATTTTTTTGCAAATCCGTCTTCTATACATCCTTTAGGGGGGGAATCTGAAAAGCTCCTTCATCAGGCAAAGGACCAGGCGGCAAAGTTGTTGGAAGTTGCTCGCTCGGAAATCGTTTTTACTTCTGGAGGAACAGAAGGAAATAATTTGGCGATTAAAGGAATTGCCCTCGAACATCAGCACAGAGGTAAGCATATTATTACAACGGCTGTGGAGCATGCGTCTGTATATGAAGCGTGTAAAAGCCTTGAGAAATTGGGCTTTAACATCACATATTTGCCTGTCAATCAGGATGGTATTATTAACGTAAACGATTTACAGGCTGCTATTCAAGACGATACGATTTTAATTAGCATAATGCATGTAAACAGCGAGCTTGGTTCGATACAACCAATAAAGGAAGTCGGGGCAATTACTAAAAAATATCCGAAATTATTTTTTCATGTAGATCATGTACAAGGGTTAGGAAAGGTTCCTTTGTCATTGAAAGATAGTGGAATAGATCTTTGTACGATGTCTGGGCATAAAATTCATGGCTTAAAGGGAACTGGTTTATTATATATAAGAAATCGGACGACATTATTTCCGCTTTTTCACGGGGGAGCGCAAGAGCAAGCAAAGCGTTCTGGTACTGAAAACTTGGCAGGTGCGGTTTCGTTTGTACGAGCATTACGTTTAATTTTGGAAAGGGAAAGAACGCATAAACATGAATTATTACAAATGCAGCAATATATTCGTAAAGAGTTAGAGAAACTTCCGGATGTTTTTGTAAATACCCCTTTACATGCAGCTCCACATATCATTAATTTTTCTGTTCCAGGTGTGAAGCCAGAGGTACTAATTCATTTGCTGGCAGAGAATGATATTTATATATCAACGAAATCGGCTTGTTCTTCCAAACAAACCGATGAGAGTAAGATTTTAGCAGCTTGTGGTCTTCCAAAAAAGAGAACGACTTCTGCGCTACGAGTAAGTCTTACTTATACAAATACAATGGAAGAATTGCAGCAGTTTATGGGTATATTAAGGAGAAACATACAACAATTAAAAAAAGTAATGGAGTAGAGGCTATGCAATACGATTATATATTAATACGTTACGGGGAGATGGCTTTAAAAGGTAAAAACATAAAAGCATTTATCCTTCGTTTACAGGAAAATATTCAAAACAAGTTACAAGATTATAAAAACGTGAAGGTGAAACGGACGCAAGGAAGAATGTTCATTCTATTAAATGGGCATGACCCAGAACCAATCATCGATAAATGTAAGCATATTTTTGGAATACAAAGTTTAAGCTTGGCGATTAAGGAAGAAAATGACCCTGACAAAGTGAAAGAGGCTGCATTATATGCGCTTAAGAAAAATGATGCTGCAAGTACATTTAAAGTTACAGTAAAACGTATTAACAAAGATTTCCCGATTCGTTCACAGGAATTTAATCATGTTGTAGGCAAGCATTTGCTAACGAATACAAATGGTATAACCGTTGATGTTCATCAGCCAGATGTAGAGATTAAGATCGAGATTCGTAACGAGGCAACGTATATAACTTCTAGTGTCGTTCAAGGAGCTGGAGGCTTGCCAGTTGGTACATCTGGTAAATCGTTATTGTTATTGTCTGGTGGTATTGATAGTCCTGTAGCTGGCTATCTGGCGATGAAGCGAGGCGTTCAATTGGAAGCTATTCACTTCCATTCTCCGCCATTTACGAGTGAACGAGCGAAACAAAAAGTGCTTGATTTAGCTAAACAATTGACACAATATGGGAAGTCTATTCAAGTTCATCTTGTTCCGTTTACGAAATTACAACAGGAAATTTTCCGCCAAATTCCAGATGGTTATGCGATGACAATTATGCGTCGGATAATGATGCGCATAAGTGAAAAAGTGTGTCAGGAACAAGGGATTTTATCTATAACTACGGGAGAAAATTTAGGACAAGTTGCTAGCCAAACAATGGAAAGCATGAACGTCATTAATGAAGTGACTAACTATCCCATTTTGCGGCCACTTGTTGCAATGGATAAGACCGAAATCATTGATATAGCAAAGAAAATTGGCACATATGAGACATCCATTCTCCCATATGAAGACTGCTGTACGGTTTTTGTACCAAAGTCACCGAAAACAAAACCGAAAAGGGAGAAAGCAAACCATTTTGAAGCAAAAGCAGATTTATCGGAATGGGTGGAAGAGGCATTGCAAAACATAGAGACAATTAAGATTACATCTCGGCAAGAAAATACGTACGAAAATTTGTTTTAGAAACGAAGATGTTAACAGATTGGTTTAAATAAAACGCTGTATGGAGCTTCTCTGTTAAAGCCAAACCTAAAAGTACTTTACAGTAACTACCAATTGAAAATATGAATGGATTCTCTCCTCGGTACACATTCTATAAGTACCAAGGAGGTGATTTATTATGGCAAATAACAATTCAAATCAGTTAGTAGTCCCTGGTGTTCAACAAGCTCTAGATCAAATGAAATACGAAATCGCTCAAGAATTTGGTGTTCAATTAGGACCAGATTCAACTTCTCGCTCTAACGGATCTGTTGGTGGAGAAATTACAAAACGTCTAGTACAAATGGCTGAGCAACAATTTGGTGGTCAACAAACTTTCTAAAAAAATATAGAAATGGTAAAGAAGGACTATCCCTTTTGTGGATAGTCCTTTCGTTTACTTGTTTAAACATACACTTATAGAAATGTTCGTTTTACTCGATCCCAAAATGAATTATTTTTCAGTTTCACTGTTTTTACTACTTTATCACTTAAAGTAACGGTAATATCATGTATGTTGCGAATGGAATAAGCTTCATTATCCAGACCGATAATTGGATAATCATTTCCATCTTGTCTTACGGATAAACGTAATTTTCTATCTTGGTTCAGAATAAAAGAAGAACCAAGTGTACGATAACGATTATTGTTAATAGACGCCAGTTCAGTTACTTGAAAACAAGGGATACGTGGATCGATGACAGCACCATTTGTAGATTTATTATAGCCCGTACTTCCGGTAGGTGTGGCCACAATTAAGCCATCCCCACGAAACGTCTCAAAATGTTGATCATCGATATATACATCGATCACAATCGATTTAATGATCGTTGATCGAACGCTGATCTCATTAAGACAATAAAAACTTGTTTCCCCATTTACATTCGCATGAATAATAGGAAAACGTCGCACTTCAAGTTCCTCATGCTGCATTGTGTCGAGCATTTCATCGAAGTTGTCCATATTAAAGTCGCAATATAAACTCGATTCTCCAGATCGATTTATTCCAATGTAAAGACAATCTTGGCGGTAGCCTGTTTTTCTGGCTGCTTGTAAAAAAGCACCGTCACCACCAATACTAACGATAATATTTGCATTTTTTGCATGCTCTACAATTTCGAAACCGTTCTCAATAGCTACATTACTTAGTGTCGATAATTTTTCTTCAATACCTTTGCTAGTTACATAATAAAAGAAGATGTTATTTCGTTCTGTCATGCTATCATCCCTCCCAAGATGTTTATCTCATCTCATTTTGTTACCACTAGAAATGCAACATAGTTTCATCTTATTCTACCATGTTTCGTTATAATGTTAAAAAAATTACTTGAAATACAACTAGGTTTTTGGATAAAAATAGTAACTTGCGGAAAAATAAGCAACGGGGTGGTAAACATGCCGGTCATTTTTATGATCTTATGTTTTATCTTGATACTGATCGTAGTTATTTTTATAAGTAAGTGGAAAATCAACATACAAATCGTATATCGCCCTTCCTATTTGATGTTAACCATACAAGTAAATTGGTTGTTTATTCGGATGGTTAACAAATCTATTCGGCTTGATCATATGCAAGAGGACGGTCAAAAGGACACTTTCCATACTTTTTTCAGCCAATTACAAGAACTATACAAAATGCTCCCAAGGATAAATGCTCTTGTTACGACTGCATTACAGCATATAGTTATTCGAAATTGGAAATGGTACACAGAAGGAGGCATAGGAGATGCGGCTCTTACTGGAATGACGGCTGGGGGGGTATGGGGGATAAAAGGAGTCATTACTAGTTGGATTATGAGAAAAAGCAAGGAAGATTGTCGGCCCGACTTACAAGTGAAACCTTTATTTCAACAAAGTCATTTTGAAATGTTTTTTTCTTGTATGGTTTCAACACGAATCACACAAGCTATACATACCGTTGTACAGCTATTGCGAATATTAGGTAGTGAAAAGAGAAAAGAGAAGGAGTGTAAATAAATGGACGATCATCCTATACAAGGTCTAATGACGACAGCAATGGAAAATTTAAAGGATATGGTAGAAGCAAATACGATAATTGGAAATCCTGTTCAAGCTCCAGAAGGAAGTATCATCATTCCTGTGTCAAAAGTTGGATTTGGTTTTGCTGCAGGTGGTAGTGAATTTCAATCAACAAGTAATGCTTCAACGGATAGTGAAGCGACACTCCCTTTTGGGGGTGGAAGTGGGGGAGGAGTATCCATTACACCGGTTGCTTTCTTAATTGTAAGTGAGCAAGGAATCAAGATGGTACATTTGGACCAACAAACACATATTTACGAAAAAATGCTTGATTTTGCGCCGCAAGTTGTAGATAAAGTCCAAGAGATTATCAAATCAGCTGATAAAAAGCAATCACCAAAGAAGGAAACAGAAAGAAAAGAAAAACAGGCTCCAACGCAATATGATGTATAAAAAGTAAAGGAGAAGACTGCGTGGGATGTATGCGCCCAAGCAGTGAGGAAGTCGGATAGGCAAATCCGTCCGACAAATTCAAGCTGTGACGGGTAGGAAAATAGAGTACCGAAGTTTCCGGATTTCACACTGCCAAGAAAAGCTTCTAGTAAGTTCATAGGTGTCCGTACCGTAAACTGACACAGCATATAAGGTGCTGTAAGACTCCCACTTCAGGAGTTGGATAATCTGTAACTGTAACAAGTCTAAGTGGGGGATACCAGCACTACCTAAATGCAATGCCCTATTTCGTAAGAGGCCTTTAGGTCATACCATTATGGTACTAACAATCCGTAGGGGATGAATGAAAAACCCCAATGACGAAAATTCATTTTATCGCTTTGTCTTAAAACTATTTCTACTGGTTTGTGGGAAATAAACCGACTTATTGCTGTACGCTTTTTATTCCTTTTACAGGAAACTTAGTTGAATGATATGAAACAAGAATGAAAGCGGTTGTTATTTTGTTCACAAATTATTCCCTGTAAATTAGTGGACATGAGC
This genomic interval from Virgibacillus pantothenticus contains the following:
- a CDS encoding sensor domain-containing diguanylate cyclase → MNLQYVRDHLQQAYDELLRNILKRNALDNLSFIVKQIYTLNDVSAVCLYRWEGDFYERFILYTNTNATKLIPDKIIIEELENKQQYNEQCTNRYWITLNTDYLLLLTTTEPVGEASLFFIRSEILNMLDVVHGKLDEKTQYPFLYYLTMTLFTKKRKAAIVKTVINTFMHFYPKCKIQLLLSQDTNIDIDFPVESIAYNDNQSMNSSTKAFISGEVQIEKQSDVIANLFVPLTGNQGVYGVVQLLGDKDCTLTEREIPFVTNVAQTAGKAIENASLMEHSKHHISELKLINDVTHHLNSNLDLKEITEYIRDKIKELCQAQEIGFIFKNGGEDVTVLQASTDYFHQPDSLQFATFLLEQEKHATFHGNYHAYTGLPYRSLLVIPMEQGLDVYGVVVIMHPSTYFFSFEMFKFMQSLIQHCSLAFFNAILKEELQKAVITDDLTRLYSRKYLEEKIIQQREITAEGSLILFDIDDFKKVNDTYGHHVGDDVLKQVAEVIHQFSDHSAIPARWGGEELAIYTPNKQIAEAVALAGEVCNNVEKMTNPTVTLSCGVSTWQNDLNDSVSELFIRADRALYKAKQMGKNSVVQG
- a CDS encoding GAF domain-containing protein — translated: MFQTVHYSGNKQKDYDLLIRQLQALSEDEHDEIAILSNASALLNQFLENTNWVGFYIWKEEENELVLGPFQGLPACIRIGYGKGVCGKAIEENATQRVADVHQFPGHIACDGATNSEIVVPIKKGNKIFGVLDIDSPLTNRFDETDQIYLEQFVETLQRYLTNA
- the refZ gene encoding forespore capture DNA-binding protein RefZ; translation: MKINPSKQKVIEAASELFFQKGFHGTSVRDIADKAQVNVSLISYYFKGKQGLLEFAVTDYYEKYLETVEAIIEQNQDLHMLDQLKELIFLIIQYKQNKHQFSCFIHRELSLDSVFVREITVTYLAKENYLLSKAFYAVLDEQRSSINDRTYLFMQLKGMLVTPYMMPNEWKNQIIGEYSHQRFVRNYVKTIHDWLDCLVAKQKDHA
- the ezrA gene encoding septation ring formation regulator EzrA, with product MAYIIGSILIVIALIITGLILRKRVYDVVDRYEAWKMDIMDRNINAELSRIKILNLSGETQDKFEAWKERWEHIVTKELTDIEELLFDAEAAADRYRFSRAKKTLAEVEKILQTVEVEIEQIIKEVDELLHSEEESRKEIEHVEPTLKDLRKKLSQNRYQYGKAESYFEARLDELFNELASYYQLVEGGNYLEAKELVDKLKLSLDNLEKQFDEFPQLYRMCKQELPSQLDDLLSGIKEMKSEGYRVEHLAFEKEIRNYQQKLLHMVDKLDNGDMANAEILIEEIEVRSKEMYQLLEKEAIAKNYVETKMPTYQHVMEEVTATFHHTKQEVDQLQKAYYFEDSDMEKYLSLEKSIAKLNSQMEAVVSEMEEEKSPHTKLRNEIEAALKEIETLKESHEAFKKRIQNLRKDELEAKEKLTEMRNQLYSIQRKLKKSNVPGVPTFIWNLIETANDKNARVVKALENQPLEMAEVQQALNDAKNAVSHCMEQTNLMLEQAYLTEQVIQYANRYRSQYPLLAEKLSESERLFRKYEYELALENAAKAVEEVEPGALKRIEVHQSEVEE
- a CDS encoding cysteine desulfurase family protein, which codes for MIYLDNSATTKPEASVLKSFEKVSTDFFANPSSIHPLGGESEKLLHQAKDQAAKLLEVARSEIVFTSGGTEGNNLAIKGIALEHQHRGKHIITTAVEHASVYEACKSLEKLGFNITYLPVNQDGIINVNDLQAAIQDDTILISIMHVNSELGSIQPIKEVGAITKKYPKLFFHVDHVQGLGKVPLSLKDSGIDLCTMSGHKIHGLKGTGLLYIRNRTTLFPLFHGGAQEQAKRSGTENLAGAVSFVRALRLILERERTHKHELLQMQQYIRKELEKLPDVFVNTPLHAAPHIINFSVPGVKPEVLIHLLAENDIYISTKSACSSKQTDESKILAACGLPKKRTTSALRVSLTYTNTMEELQQFMGILRRNIQQLKKVME
- the thiI gene encoding tRNA uracil 4-sulfurtransferase ThiI, producing MQYDYILIRYGEMALKGKNIKAFILRLQENIQNKLQDYKNVKVKRTQGRMFILLNGHDPEPIIDKCKHIFGIQSLSLAIKEENDPDKVKEAALYALKKNDAASTFKVTVKRINKDFPIRSQEFNHVVGKHLLTNTNGITVDVHQPDVEIKIEIRNEATYITSSVVQGAGGLPVGTSGKSLLLLSGGIDSPVAGYLAMKRGVQLEAIHFHSPPFTSERAKQKVLDLAKQLTQYGKSIQVHLVPFTKLQQEIFRQIPDGYAMTIMRRIMMRISEKVCQEQGILSITTGENLGQVASQTMESMNVINEVTNYPILRPLVAMDKTEIIDIAKKIGTYETSILPYEDCCTVFVPKSPKTKPKREKANHFEAKADLSEWVEEALQNIETIKITSRQENTYENLF
- a CDS encoding alpha/beta-type small acid-soluble spore protein, which codes for MANNNSNQLVVPGVQQALDQMKYEIAQEFGVQLGPDSTSRSNGSVGGEITKRLVQMAEQQFGGQQTF
- a CDS encoding NAD kinase — translated: MTERNNIFFYYVTSKGIEEKLSTLSNVAIENGFEIVEHAKNANIIVSIGGDGAFLQAARKTGYRQDCLYIGINRSGESSLYCDFNMDNFDEMLDTMQHEELEVRRFPIIHANVNGETSFYCLNEISVRSTIIKSIVIDVYIDDQHFETFRGDGLIVATPTGSTGYNKSTNGAVIDPRIPCFQVTELASINNNRYRTLGSSFILNQDRKLRLSVRQDGNDYPIIGLDNEAYSIRNIHDITVTLSDKVVKTVKLKNNSFWDRVKRTFL
- a CDS encoding DUF2953 domain-containing protein, with translation MLTIQVNWLFIRMVNKSIRLDHMQEDGQKDTFHTFFSQLQELYKMLPRINALVTTALQHIVIRNWKWYTEGGIGDAALTGMTAGGVWGIKGVITSWIMRKSKEDCRPDLQVKPLFQQSHFEMFFSCMVSTRITQAIHTVVQLLRILGSEKRKEKECK
- the ytfJ gene encoding GerW family sporulation protein produces the protein MDDHPIQGLMTTAMENLKDMVEANTIIGNPVQAPEGSIIIPVSKVGFGFAAGGSEFQSTSNASTDSEATLPFGGGSGGGVSITPVAFLIVSEQGIKMVHLDQQTHIYEKMLDFAPQVVDKVQEIIKSADKKQSPKKETERKEKQAPTQYDV